Proteins from one Canis aureus isolate CA01 chromosome 20, VMU_Caureus_v.1.0, whole genome shotgun sequence genomic window:
- the PCDH18 gene encoding protocadherin-18 isoform X1 has product MRCRLLCALLAASLGCAVLGRNLRYRIYEEQRVGSVVARLSEDAAEALRGLPGAAVRFRAMQRGSAPLLRVDEDTGEVSVGAPIDREQLCARNLNCCIEFDVITLPTEHLQLFHIEVEVLDINDNAPQFARPVIPIEISESAAVGTRIPLDGASDPDVGDNALHTYSLSANDFFAIEVRTRTDGAKYAELIVVRELDRELRASYELLLTASDLGVPQRSGSSVLKISISDSNDNSPAFEQPSYVIQLPEDSPLGTLLLDLNATDPDEGANGKVVYAFSSHVPPRILETFKIDSETGHLTLFRHVDYEVTKSYEIDVQAQDLGPNSIPAHCKIIIKVVDVNDNRPEININLMSPGKEEISYVFEGDPVDTFVALVRVQDKDSGLNGEIVCRLHGHGHFKLQKTYENNYLILTNATLDREKRSEYSLTVIAEDKGTPSLSSVKHFTVQINDINDNPPRFQRSRYEFAISENNSPGAYITTVTATDPDLGENGQVTYTILESFILGSSITTYVTIDPSNGAIYALRIFDHEEVSQIPFVVEARDGGSPKQLASNTTVVLTVIDENDNVPVVIGPALRNNTAEISIPKGAESGFHVTRIRAIDRDSGVNAELSCSIVAGNEENTFLIDPRSCDIHTNVSMESVPHTEWELAVVIQDKGSPQLHTRVLLKCVIFEYAESVTSTAMTSVSQASLDVSMIIIISLGAICAVLLVIMVLFATRCNREKKDTRSYNCRVAESTYQHHPKRPSRQIHKGDITLVPTMNGTLPIRSHHRSSPSSSPTLERGQMGSRQSHHSHQSLNSLVTISSNHVPENFSLELTHATPAVEQVSQLLSMLHQGQYQPRPSFRGNKYSRSYRYALQDMDKFSLKDSGRGDSEAGDSDYDLGRDSPIDRLLGEGFSDLFLTDGRIPAAMRLCTEECRVLGHSDQCWMPPLPSPSSDYRSNMFIPGEDFPAQPQQQHPHPSLEEDTPPADSGEKKKSFSTFGKDSPNEEDSGDTSTSSLLSEMSSVFQRLLPPSLDTYPEGGEVDRSNSLERRKGPLPAKTVSYPQGVAAWAASTHFQNPTNSSGPPLGTHSSVQPSSKWLPAMEEIPENYEEDDFDNVLNHLNDGKHELMDASELVAEINKLLQDVRQS; this is encoded by the exons ATGCGCTGCCGGCTGCTGTGCGCCCTGCTCGCCGCGTCGCTGGGCTGCGCCGTCCTGGGCCGCAACCTCCGGTACCGCATCTACGAGGAGCAGCGGGTGGGCTCGGTGGTCGCGCGGCTGTCGGAGGACGCGGCCGAGGCGCTGCGGGGGCTGCCCGGCGCGGCCGTGCGCTTCCGGGCCATGCAGCGGGGCAGCGCGCCGCTGCTGCGGGTGGACGAGGACACGGGCGAGGTCAGCGTGGGCGCGCCCATCGACCGCGAGCAGCTGTGCGCGCGGAACCTCAACTGCTGCATCGAGTTCGACGTGATCACGCTCCCCACCGAGCACCTGCAGCTGTTCCACATCGAGGTGGAGGTGCTGGACATCAACGACAACGCCCCGCAGTTCGCGCGGCCCGTCATCCCCATCGAGATCTCGGAGAGCGCGGCCGTGGGGACGCGCATCCCGCTGGACGGCGCCTCGGACCCGGACGTGGGCGACAACGCCCTGCACACCTACTCGCTCTCCGCCAACGACTTCTTCGCCATCGAGGTGCGGACCCGGACGGATGGGGCCAAGTACGCGGAGCTCATCGTGGTGCGGGAGCTGGACCGGGAGCTGCGCGCCAGCTACGAGCTCCTGCTCACGGCCTCCGACCTGGGGGTGCCCCAGAGGTCCGGCTCCTCCGTCCTCAAGATCAGCATCTCGGACTCCAACGACAACAGCCCGGCCTTCGAGCAGCCCTCTTACGTCATCCAGCTCCCGGAGGACTCCCCGCTGGGCACGCTGCTCCTGGACCTCAACGCCACCGATCCAGACGAGGGCGCCAACGGGAAGGTCGTCTACGCCTTCAGCAGTCATGTGCCCCCCAGAATCCTAGAGACCTTCAAGATCGACTCAGAAACGGGGCATCTGACTCTCTTCAGGCACGTGGACTACGAAGTCACCAAATCCTACGAGATCGACGTCCAGGCCCAAGACCTGGGCCCCAATTCCATCCCGGCGCACTGCAAGATCATCATCAAGGTGGTGGACGTCAATGACAACAGGCCGGAGATTAACATCAACCTCATGTCCCCCGGGAAAGAGGAAATATCCTACGTCTTTGAAGGGGACCCCGTTGACACGTTCGTGGCCCTGGTCAGGGTTCAGGACAAGGATTCCGGGCTGAACGGGGAAATCGTGTGCAGGCTTCACGGTCACGGCCACTTTAAGCTTCAGAAGACGTACGAGAACAACTATCTGATCTTGACCAACGCCACGCTGGACCGGGAGAAGAGGTCCGAGTACAGCTTGACCGTGATCGCCGAGGACAAGGGGACGCCCAGCCTGTCCTCGGTGAAGCATTTCACCGTTCAGATCAATGACATAAACGACAACCCACCCCGCTTCCAGAGGAGTCGGTACGAATTTGCCATCTCGGAGAACAACTCGCCAGGGGCCTACATCACCACGGTCACAGCCACAGACCCCGACCTGGGAGAAAACGGGCAGGTGACCTACACCATCCTGGAGAGTTTTATCCTGGGAAGCTCCATAACGACCTACGTGACCATCGACCCATCCAATGGAGCCATCTACGCCCTCAGAATCTTCGATCACGAGGAGGTGAGTCAGATCCCTTTCGTGGTCGAAGCAAGAGATGGAGGAAGCCCAAAGCAACTGGCAAGCAACACCACAGTCGTGCTCACCGTCATCGATGAGAATGACAACGTCCCCGTCGTTATAGGGCCCGCGCTGCGCAACAACACTGCGGAAATCTCCATACCCAAGGGGGCCGAGAGCGGCTTCCACGTCACAAGGATCAGGGCAATTGACAGAGACTCCGGGGTGAATGCTGAGCTCAGTTGCTCCATAGTAGCGGGCAACGAGGAGAACACCTTCCTAATTGACCCACGGTCATGCGACATCCACACCAACGTGAGCATGGAGTCGGTTCCCCACACGGAGTGGGAGCTCGCCGTTGTCATCCAGGACAAGGGCAGTCCTCAGCTGCACACCAGAGTCCTCCTGAAGTGCGTGATCTTTGAGTACGCCGAGTCCGTGACCAGTACAGCAATGACCTCAGTAAGCCAGGCGTCTCTGGATGTCTCCATGATTATAATAATCTCCCTAGGAGCAATTTGTGCCGTGCTGTTGGTCATCATGGTGCTGTTTGCAACTCGGTGTAACCGAGAAAAGAAGGACACTAGATCCTACAACTGCAGGGTGGCCGAATCCACTTACCAGCACCACCCGAAGAGGCCATCCAGGCAGATTCACAAAGGGGACATTACGCTGGTGCCTACCATGAATGGCACTCTGCCCATCAGGTCTCATCACAGGTCATCTCCGTCTTCCTCTCCAACCTTGGAAAGAGGGCAGATGGGCAGCCGGCAGAGTCACCACAGTCACCAGTCCCTCAACAGTTTGGTGACCATCTCGTCCAACCACGTGCCAGAGAATTTCTCCCTAGAGCTCACCCATGCCACTCCGGCTGTTGAG CAGGTCTCCCAGCTTCTCTCAATGCTCCACCAGGGGCAATATCAGCCAAGGCCAAGTTTTCGAGGCAACAAATATTCCAGGAGCTATAG ATACGCCCTCCAAGACATGGACAAATTTAGCTTGAAAGACAGTGGCCGTGGTGACAGTGAAGCAGGAGACAGTGATTATGATTTGGGGCGAGATTCACCAATTGACAGGCTGCTGGGTGAAGGATTCAGTGACCTGTTTCTTACTGATGGAAGAATTCCGGCAG CGATGAGGCTTTGCACGGAGGagtgcagggtcctgggacacTCTGACCAGTGTTGGATGCCACCACTGCCCTCGCCATCCTCTGACTATAGGAGTAACATGTTCATTCCGGGGGAGGACTTCCCAGCACAGCCCCAGCAGCAGCATCCGCACCCGAGTCTGGAGGAGGACACCCCGCCTGCAGATTCTGGTGAGAAGAAGAAGAGTTTTTCCACCTTTGGGAAGGACTCCCCAAACGAGGAGGACTCCGGGGACACCAGCACATCCTCTCTGCTCTCGGAAATGAGCAGTGTGTTCCAGCGCCTCTTGCCCCCTTCCCTGGACACCTATCCCGAGGGTGGCGAGGTGGACCGGTCCAACTCTCTGGAACGTCGGAAGGGACCCCTGCCAGCCAAGACGGTGAGTTACCCCCAAGGTGTGGCCGCCTGGGCGGCCAGTACCCATTTCCAAAATCCCACCAACAGCTCTGGTCCCCCGCTTGGGACCCACTCCAGCGTGCAGCCTTCTTCGAAGTGGCTGCCGGCCATGGAGGAGATCCCCGAGAATTATGAAGAAGATGACTTTGACAATGTGCTCAATCATCTCAACGATGGGAAGCACGAACTCATGGATGCCAGCGAGTTGGTGGCTGAGATTAACAAACTGCTCCAGGACGTCCGCCAGAGCTAG
- the PCDH18 gene encoding protocadherin-18 isoform X2, whose amino-acid sequence MRCRLLCALLAASLGCAVLGRNLRYRIYEEQRVGSVVARLSEDAAEALRGLPGAAVRFRAMQRGSAPLLRVDEDTGEVSVGAPIDREQLCARNLNCCIEFDVITLPTEHLQLFHIEVEVLDINDNAPQFARPVIPIEISESAAVGTRIPLDGASDPDVGDNALHTYSLSANDFFAIEVRTRTDGAKYAELIVVRELDRELRASYELLLTASDLGVPQRSGSSVLKISISDSNDNSPAFEQPSYVIQLPEDSPLGTLLLDLNATDPDEGANGKVVYAFSSHVPPRILETFKIDSETGHLTLFRHVDYEVTKSYEIDVQAQDLGPNSIPAHCKIIIKVVDVNDNRPEININLMSPGKEEISYVFEGDPVDTFVALVRVQDKDSGLNGEIVCRLHGHGHFKLQKTYENNYLILTNATLDREKRSEYSLTVIAEDKGTPSLSSVKHFTVQINDINDNPPRFQRSRYEFAISENNSPGAYITTVTATDPDLGENGQVTYTILESFILGSSITTYVTIDPSNGAIYALRIFDHEEVSQIPFVVEARDGGSPKQLASNTTVVLTVIDENDNVPVVIGPALRNNTAEISIPKGAESGFHVTRIRAIDRDSGVNAELSCSIVAGNEENTFLIDPRSCDIHTNVSMESVPHTEWELAVVIQDKGSPQLHTRVLLKCVIFEYAESVTSTAMTSVSQASLDVSMIIIISLGAICAVLLVIMVLFATRCNREKKDTRSYNCRVAESTYQHHPKRPSRQIHKGDITLVPTMNGTLPIRSHHRSSPSSSPTLERGQMGSRQSHHSHQSLNSLVTISSNHVPENFSLELTHATPAVEVSQLLSMLHQGQYQPRPSFRGNKYSRSYRYALQDMDKFSLKDSGRGDSEAGDSDYDLGRDSPIDRLLGEGFSDLFLTDGRIPAAMRLCTEECRVLGHSDQCWMPPLPSPSSDYRSNMFIPGEDFPAQPQQQHPHPSLEEDTPPADSGEKKKSFSTFGKDSPNEEDSGDTSTSSLLSEMSSVFQRLLPPSLDTYPEGGEVDRSNSLERRKGPLPAKTVSYPQGVAAWAASTHFQNPTNSSGPPLGTHSSVQPSSKWLPAMEEIPENYEEDDFDNVLNHLNDGKHELMDASELVAEINKLLQDVRQS is encoded by the exons ATGCGCTGCCGGCTGCTGTGCGCCCTGCTCGCCGCGTCGCTGGGCTGCGCCGTCCTGGGCCGCAACCTCCGGTACCGCATCTACGAGGAGCAGCGGGTGGGCTCGGTGGTCGCGCGGCTGTCGGAGGACGCGGCCGAGGCGCTGCGGGGGCTGCCCGGCGCGGCCGTGCGCTTCCGGGCCATGCAGCGGGGCAGCGCGCCGCTGCTGCGGGTGGACGAGGACACGGGCGAGGTCAGCGTGGGCGCGCCCATCGACCGCGAGCAGCTGTGCGCGCGGAACCTCAACTGCTGCATCGAGTTCGACGTGATCACGCTCCCCACCGAGCACCTGCAGCTGTTCCACATCGAGGTGGAGGTGCTGGACATCAACGACAACGCCCCGCAGTTCGCGCGGCCCGTCATCCCCATCGAGATCTCGGAGAGCGCGGCCGTGGGGACGCGCATCCCGCTGGACGGCGCCTCGGACCCGGACGTGGGCGACAACGCCCTGCACACCTACTCGCTCTCCGCCAACGACTTCTTCGCCATCGAGGTGCGGACCCGGACGGATGGGGCCAAGTACGCGGAGCTCATCGTGGTGCGGGAGCTGGACCGGGAGCTGCGCGCCAGCTACGAGCTCCTGCTCACGGCCTCCGACCTGGGGGTGCCCCAGAGGTCCGGCTCCTCCGTCCTCAAGATCAGCATCTCGGACTCCAACGACAACAGCCCGGCCTTCGAGCAGCCCTCTTACGTCATCCAGCTCCCGGAGGACTCCCCGCTGGGCACGCTGCTCCTGGACCTCAACGCCACCGATCCAGACGAGGGCGCCAACGGGAAGGTCGTCTACGCCTTCAGCAGTCATGTGCCCCCCAGAATCCTAGAGACCTTCAAGATCGACTCAGAAACGGGGCATCTGACTCTCTTCAGGCACGTGGACTACGAAGTCACCAAATCCTACGAGATCGACGTCCAGGCCCAAGACCTGGGCCCCAATTCCATCCCGGCGCACTGCAAGATCATCATCAAGGTGGTGGACGTCAATGACAACAGGCCGGAGATTAACATCAACCTCATGTCCCCCGGGAAAGAGGAAATATCCTACGTCTTTGAAGGGGACCCCGTTGACACGTTCGTGGCCCTGGTCAGGGTTCAGGACAAGGATTCCGGGCTGAACGGGGAAATCGTGTGCAGGCTTCACGGTCACGGCCACTTTAAGCTTCAGAAGACGTACGAGAACAACTATCTGATCTTGACCAACGCCACGCTGGACCGGGAGAAGAGGTCCGAGTACAGCTTGACCGTGATCGCCGAGGACAAGGGGACGCCCAGCCTGTCCTCGGTGAAGCATTTCACCGTTCAGATCAATGACATAAACGACAACCCACCCCGCTTCCAGAGGAGTCGGTACGAATTTGCCATCTCGGAGAACAACTCGCCAGGGGCCTACATCACCACGGTCACAGCCACAGACCCCGACCTGGGAGAAAACGGGCAGGTGACCTACACCATCCTGGAGAGTTTTATCCTGGGAAGCTCCATAACGACCTACGTGACCATCGACCCATCCAATGGAGCCATCTACGCCCTCAGAATCTTCGATCACGAGGAGGTGAGTCAGATCCCTTTCGTGGTCGAAGCAAGAGATGGAGGAAGCCCAAAGCAACTGGCAAGCAACACCACAGTCGTGCTCACCGTCATCGATGAGAATGACAACGTCCCCGTCGTTATAGGGCCCGCGCTGCGCAACAACACTGCGGAAATCTCCATACCCAAGGGGGCCGAGAGCGGCTTCCACGTCACAAGGATCAGGGCAATTGACAGAGACTCCGGGGTGAATGCTGAGCTCAGTTGCTCCATAGTAGCGGGCAACGAGGAGAACACCTTCCTAATTGACCCACGGTCATGCGACATCCACACCAACGTGAGCATGGAGTCGGTTCCCCACACGGAGTGGGAGCTCGCCGTTGTCATCCAGGACAAGGGCAGTCCTCAGCTGCACACCAGAGTCCTCCTGAAGTGCGTGATCTTTGAGTACGCCGAGTCCGTGACCAGTACAGCAATGACCTCAGTAAGCCAGGCGTCTCTGGATGTCTCCATGATTATAATAATCTCCCTAGGAGCAATTTGTGCCGTGCTGTTGGTCATCATGGTGCTGTTTGCAACTCGGTGTAACCGAGAAAAGAAGGACACTAGATCCTACAACTGCAGGGTGGCCGAATCCACTTACCAGCACCACCCGAAGAGGCCATCCAGGCAGATTCACAAAGGGGACATTACGCTGGTGCCTACCATGAATGGCACTCTGCCCATCAGGTCTCATCACAGGTCATCTCCGTCTTCCTCTCCAACCTTGGAAAGAGGGCAGATGGGCAGCCGGCAGAGTCACCACAGTCACCAGTCCCTCAACAGTTTGGTGACCATCTCGTCCAACCACGTGCCAGAGAATTTCTCCCTAGAGCTCACCCATGCCACTCCGGCTGTTGAG GTCTCCCAGCTTCTCTCAATGCTCCACCAGGGGCAATATCAGCCAAGGCCAAGTTTTCGAGGCAACAAATATTCCAGGAGCTATAG ATACGCCCTCCAAGACATGGACAAATTTAGCTTGAAAGACAGTGGCCGTGGTGACAGTGAAGCAGGAGACAGTGATTATGATTTGGGGCGAGATTCACCAATTGACAGGCTGCTGGGTGAAGGATTCAGTGACCTGTTTCTTACTGATGGAAGAATTCCGGCAG CGATGAGGCTTTGCACGGAGGagtgcagggtcctgggacacTCTGACCAGTGTTGGATGCCACCACTGCCCTCGCCATCCTCTGACTATAGGAGTAACATGTTCATTCCGGGGGAGGACTTCCCAGCACAGCCCCAGCAGCAGCATCCGCACCCGAGTCTGGAGGAGGACACCCCGCCTGCAGATTCTGGTGAGAAGAAGAAGAGTTTTTCCACCTTTGGGAAGGACTCCCCAAACGAGGAGGACTCCGGGGACACCAGCACATCCTCTCTGCTCTCGGAAATGAGCAGTGTGTTCCAGCGCCTCTTGCCCCCTTCCCTGGACACCTATCCCGAGGGTGGCGAGGTGGACCGGTCCAACTCTCTGGAACGTCGGAAGGGACCCCTGCCAGCCAAGACGGTGAGTTACCCCCAAGGTGTGGCCGCCTGGGCGGCCAGTACCCATTTCCAAAATCCCACCAACAGCTCTGGTCCCCCGCTTGGGACCCACTCCAGCGTGCAGCCTTCTTCGAAGTGGCTGCCGGCCATGGAGGAGATCCCCGAGAATTATGAAGAAGATGACTTTGACAATGTGCTCAATCATCTCAACGATGGGAAGCACGAACTCATGGATGCCAGCGAGTTGGTGGCTGAGATTAACAAACTGCTCCAGGACGTCCGCCAGAGCTAG